GTACCTGCGGCTTTGTACCAACCAACGACTCAAGACGTTGTCGCTCCGGTCCGTCACCGACAATCTGTAGTTCCACACGTGGAAAAAAATGCCAAACAGTTTCCATAGCAGTCAGTAGCGTGTCAAAACCTTTGCGTTTAACGAGTCGCCCAACAGAAAGAATCATTTGCTTTTGTGATTGCGCTGCAGTGCTGTCCCCATATGCCGCTGGAATTGGATACAGCACTTGCACAGGCAACTCAGGAATATCAAGTCGTCCAACGGCTGTCGCCACATACGCGTTCGCTGCTACGACGCGTGCCGCTCGACGGCATATCTGCCGTATCATCCATCGCCGACGCGGTATGGAAGTCGCTGCGGTAATGTCCATGCCATGCACGAGTACGGTGTATCGAATCGTACGTACATACGAAAGAAGCCATACCGGTATGCCGAGTGGTAACACTTGACCAACTAAAATCTCACGTCCTGGTCTCCACCACCGAATAAGAACAAAAAAAGTAGCCAGCCAATGCGGCCACAGATAACGGAACAAAAGCTTACTGCCAGTCGGGTGCAGAGTACTTCGATCCACGAGAACGGTAATGCTATCCTTCAGCGTTGCGGCTAGTGCTCCATACATTCGGGCCACGCCGCCAATCTGAGGTGGATGCTCTAGGGTAAGGAGCAAATATCGAGACATATTACGCCTCTACGACAGGACGACGGAGATAGCCACTGACCCGTCTGATTTCACCCATAGATACCTCACGAGACAGTAAAACAACGGCACCGTACACGAGGACACCGATACTAATTTGCATACTTAACGGTGCACCATAAAGACCAAGGAGCCACACGGAAAAGCCCATAATGGCTGCTGCGGTGCACAGTCGCGCTAGTGATAAACTCAGTGAACCCCAGGGCAACGAAATCATCTTTCGACTATACACGATGCTCAGTATAAACATAACGACGTTTGCAATACTCCAGGCGACACTAGCGCCGATAAAGCCAAATGCCGGAATGAGATACATATTCATAGCCAGGTTGAACCCCAAACCAAGACCAAGTATCGTCGTTTGTTTACGCGCCTGATTTGCGGCGTTCAGCAGCGCTCCAAACGGAAAGGTCAGAAACATAAACGGCAAACTTGGTAGGAGAATACGTACTGCTGTTGCGGCTGGCGCATACCCTGGGCCAAGTCTGAGCACAAAGGCATCAGCTAGCACAAAAAGCCCCGTTGCAATTGGCAGCGATACCAAAAGAAGATACCGAATAGCCACTTGCGTAATTGATACAAAAAGCGATTTATTTGAGAGAAACACCGCGCTAAGCGTCGGATATAAGGCGGCCACGAAGGCGGCCGGTATAAATCCGAAGGCATTCATGGTCTTAGCGGCCACGCTATAGAGACCAACCGCCGCATTGCCGACGAGTGCGCTCAGTAGTACCGAGTCTAACTGGGCGTAGGCGGTTGAAAAAAAACCAGCAATAGCGAACGGCAGAAATGATGCTTTTAGTAAACGTGCTGACTCCAGGTCGCGTACGTATGCTGCAGTATCGACATGACGAAGCAGCGCAACACTCAACCATCCATACCCAATAAAGCCACCAACGAGTATGGCAATACCAAGCGCTAGCGGCGTCGGCATGACAAGAAGCGTCGCGACACCGGCCAGGAGCACACCTATTTTTTGAAGCACCAAGGCAATAGCTTCGTATGATAGTTCTTGACGAGCTCTAAAATAGCTATAGCCACTCAACGCAAATGAATCAAAAATCGCCACGAGTCCAGCCACGGCAACGAGCGGCAGCCGCGGGTGTGGTATACCAAAACTACCAAGTATAGATACCGAGCCGAGGAGCACAAGCCAGGTCACTACAGCCAATACGGCCTTCGCTCGTAGTGACGTTGTTAGTAACTGACTCGCCAGGTGCGGATAGCGAGCACCCTCACGAATGAGTACCTGACTAAGCCCGAGGTCAATAAAAAAAGCAAACAGGGTGCTGTACGCGAAAGCGGCCACGTACTCCCCGGTTGCCAGCTCACCTAACCGATGAGCAATGAAAAGGAAGAAAAAATACGAAATAATTTTCTGCAAAACGAATGCGGCTGTAACGTACGCCGCATTCGTAGCCATCCTGTCGGTCGTATGCATAGACTACCAGAATACCACACTCCGAACTCGACTGCTTATTCAATAGTAGGCGCGAGTACGCTAACGGTAGCAGTGGACCGACCACGAGGATTGCTGGAAACAAATATGTCGATTGTTGGGTGTGGTCGCATGTCATCAAGCCATTTCGCATAACGATCCTCGCAGGTGTACGTTACGCCAGCCACTACAACTTGCGTGCCCAATTTTAAGGACATTGGGCAGGCGGCGGCTCCAACGTACACGGCTCGCCCGCTCGCCATCAAACACTTACCTTTCCGAATGTTGTGGCAGCTGTCGGCGTAGCTGTATTGCGTAATGACTGCTTTAAACTCTCGCTCCACCGCAACCGCTGCTTCCTTTGTGTCGGCTTCTATAGCTGACAATGAGGGTGCGGCGGCGATACCGGTCATTGGCCCATAAAATAGACCAACGAGTACTGCGATGCTAGCTGAGATGCGTAAGTGGCTCAGAAATAGTGAATGCTCACTTTTTTTGGTATTAAAAATATGTCTCCGGCGAAGTGCCAGGACGATATTGGTAACGATAATGTATTTTTTAGCTCGCTTGGTTATGCCCATAAAGCTAATGAAAAACCCTGCGGGTAACCGTCAGAGTTGGCAAATATACTAACAAAAAACTACTTTCTTGTCAATACCTAAGAGGCGAACCCGATTTGGATTCGCCTCTTGGAGTGTAAAAGTATTTTGATTAATTCTATCGCTTCTGCCACTGTGGGGCTCGTCGGGCTCGCTTCAAACCTGGCTTCTTTCTTTCTTTAATACGGGCATCACGGGTCAACCATCCCATTTTTCGCATGACGGAACGCCAATCTTCGTTGTGAACCAACAGTGCTCTAGCAACTGCCAAGCGAACGGCCTCGCTTTGGGCATGCTTCCCACCGCCCGCTACCTTAACCGTAACGCCAACATCCTCCAGTAAGTTAACGTGCACCAACGGCTCAACCGCCACGTCTCGCCACAGGGTGTAAGGGAAATATTCAAGAATTGGCATCTCGTTCACGATAAACTTACCATCACCCTTCACGGTCAAGCGTAAACGCGCCACTGCCCGTTTTCGCCGACCAATAGTCTGAATATAGTCCTTTGGTGCTGTAACTTTCTTTACTGCTTTCTTTGCAATAGGCATAGCTTAACGGGTAACGATTCGTAAACGGGCCATTTGCCCCCGACTTAGCTTATTTTTTGGCAGCATTTGAGAAACCATGCGTCGCATCACTTCTTCCGGTCGCTTTCCCCATAGCTCTTCCAGAACGACTGAACGAAGTCCGCCAGGGTAACCAGTGTATCGGTGGTACATCTTTTGCTCCAGCTTCTTACCCGTAAATTTGGCATCCTTCAAATTTGAAATCTCCACAACGGCACCTTGGTCGAGATGCGGCAACCAATCAGCCCGATGCTTACCCTGGAGGTATTTGGCAGCTTCCGTAGCTACCCGCCCCAGACTTTTGCCTGTGGCATCAATTTTCTTAATAGTTCGTTCTTCCATAGTAGCTACTAAACTAGTTCAATACGCGCAATTGCCGCACCGTCCCCTGCTCGAACACCCAATTTAATAATTCTTGTGTACCCACCATCTCGCGCCTTATACCGTGGTGAAAGATCGTCGAGAGCTTTGGCAACGGCTGGCTTAACAGGAAGCAACTTTAGCAGCGACCGACGCGCGGTCAAGTTATTTTGCTTTGCCACCGTAATGGCGTGTTCCACAAGCGAACGCACTGCCTGGGCTTTCGCAACCGTCGTTGTTACTTTTTCGTACAAAATGACGCTGGACGCCAAGTTACGCAACAACAGCTCACGCGGTGCTTTCTTTCGGTCGAGAATTACTCCTGTGTTGCGATGGCGCATACTTTTTAGGCGTCCTTTTTAGCTCGTTTCTTTACTACTGGCACAGCTTCTTCAGGGGTAGCAATCTCCGCCACCTCGTCGCTACCAGTTATGCCGAGCGCACCAATGTGAGCGAAGTGATCCACCAAAATTTTGGCTGAGGCCTTAACTGCTTCCTCGCCGCTGATAGTGTTGTCCGTTTCAATGGTCATCACCAGCTTGTCAAAGTTAGTCATCTGACCAACCCGAGCTCGTTCTACCGTGAAGGAAACGCGTCGAACTGGTGAATAGAAGGCATCAACAGTGATAATACCTGCCTCACGCGGCAGTGCGTCACCGTATGAATCACCAATGTCGTATCCCCGACCCTGCTGTACCCACAACTCCATATCGAGCGCAGCGTCTTTGCTGGTAAGGGTCGCCAGGACGAGCTCTGGATTAGCAATCTCAATACTACTATTTGCCGTAATATCGCCCGCGGTCACTTGTTTCTGTCCTTTAGCATGAAGTTCTACCTTAACAACCTCGTCATTAAAAAGCTTCAATCGAAGCTGTTTCACATTCATGATAATTTGCAGCAAATCTTCTTGCACCTTTGGTAAAGCCGTAAATTCATGGGGCGCACCGGCAATACGTATGGCGATAACAGCCGCACTTGGAAGTGAAGAAAGTAAAATACGATGCAGGGCGTTACCAACCGTTGTTCCAAATCCCGGGTACAAAGGCTCCACGACGAGCTTACCGATACCCTTTTCGGCACCAGCCTCAAATCTAATTGTTGACGGCAAAGGAATTCGTTCCATAGTTTGTTTTAGCGTGAGTAGTACTCAACAACAAGTGTCATGTTGAGATTTTGTGGGAAATCTTCCGGCGCAGGCATGGAGAGCACCTTGCCACTCAAGCTGTCACGATTCGCATCCAACCAAGACGGCATGGGTGCCTGTCCTGCGCCACCAGTAAAGACCGATTTCATGAGCGGCCCTTGCTTTAACGCCGGTTTCACTCCAACGGTCTCGCCGACCCGAACTTGGTACGACGGAATGGTGAGTCGCTTGCCGTTTACTTGAACGAGACCATGGCTAACCATTTGACGAGCCTGGGCGCGTGTCTTGGCAAAACCCATTCGAAAAACAGTATTGTCGAGCCGTCGTTCTAGACCACGCAAGAAATTTTCAGCCGTGTTACCAGTCTTTCGAATGGCTTCATCGTAATAACGACGCAACTGCTTCTCCATGACGCCATACATAAATCGAGTCTTTTGCTTTTCTTTCAGCTGTGTACCAAATTCTGTAAGTCGACGATAGCCTTTCGGGCCATGCACACCCGGTGGCTGTTGACGGCGTGAAGATGGACACTTATCGCTCGTACAAAGCCGTTCTCCGACTCGACGACACATGCGATGTTTTGGACCAAGTATTTTTCCCATACTTTTTTATACGCGCCGAGCACGCGGACGGCGACAGCCGTTGTGTGGAATCGGTGTAATGTCTCTAATGGTTGTTACAGAAATATTGTTGGCGTGTAAGGCACGAATTGCCGCCTCACGACCCGAACCAACGCCTTTGACGAGGACGCTCACTTCTTGCAGCCCATAGGCCTTTCCGCGCTCTAGGGCGTCTTTGACAATAACCCCAGCTGCATATGGTGTTGATTTCTTTGGACCCTTAAATCCAACTCGTCCAGCGCTAGACCAGCTCACCACATTACCATTGAGATCAGTCAACGTAATGATGGTGTTATTGTATGTGGCTTGAATGTGCGCCTGGCCTTGTCGCACTTGACGCACGGGTTTACCGCGACGAGCCCGTCCAGTTGCCTTCTCGGCAGCTGCTGGCTCGGCAGGCGTCTCACTCGTCGTTGGTTCCAAAACTTCGTCCATTTCCATATAGGTGCTCTAAGTCTTCGTCAAAATACGCTTTCCGCTGCCCATTGTTCTTCGAACGTTTCCACGAACGGTACGGGTGTTTGTCTTACTGCGTTGACCACGTGCTGGCAATCGCTTGATGTGCCGAGTGCCACGGTACGAATTGATGTCTTTGAGGCGCTTGATGTGGCCAATAATTTCTCGTTTTAAATCTCCTTCAACACGAAGTTTCTTTTCAATATACTCTCGAAGCAAGGAAACCTGCGCTTCTTGTAAATCTCGCGTTCGAATATCTGGACTTACCTTCGTTTCCTTTAGAATTTTTTGCGCGGCCGCCAAACCAATACCAAAAATGTAGGTCAGTGCTACCTCAATTCGCTTGTCGTTTGGAATTGTAACACCAGCAATACGCGCCATACTAACCCTGTCGTTGTTTATGCTTTGGCGTACGACACACAACTCGCAATATGCCATTGCGTCTGACGTGTCGGCACTGCAGACAAATTTTCTTTACTGATGCTCGAACTTTCATAGTCTTAATATCGATAGGTAATCCTGCCCTTCGTCAGATCGTACGGTGTCATTTCTATACGAACACGATCCCCGGGAACTATACGGATTCTGAATTTACGCATTTTTCCGGACAAGTGAGCGAGTATTTCAGGTCCATTATCCAGCTTAACGCGAAACGTCGTTGCTGGAAGCAATTCAGTTACTTCACCGTCGACTTCTAAAAAGTCTTTAGAGGTATCAGCACGATTTTCTTCAACTCGTACTTTCCCTTTCTTCGCCTTTGCTATAGAACCTGAAGTTAGCATCCGGCAATGCCGGAAAAATAAAATCACTTGGTGCAGTCGCTCAGTATTTTTTACTATAGCGATTTGTACCAAATGGCCCAAAAAATGGATTTTCAGACATACCGCAACTGCTCCCCAAACTGGTGCGCAATTTCGTTTAGCCTACAGATATTCGTACTGTATGTCAAGGATTATGGTCACATTTTCGTAGCGGAACGGTAAAAACCGAAAAAAGCTTGGAAAATGCCTAATTTCTACCGCAGTAACGTTCGGTATTCCCTCAAAATAGGCTCGTAGCTGTGACTCATTTTTACGCCTTGTGTAGTAGTCAGTCTTAGAAATTGAAACTATTGGAACAGCCTTAGCTGAAGCCACTAGAATTACCGCCGTACGATTTTCGTCAGTGTCGCTTGTAGTATCTATCTCAAAGCTTGTCGTAAGTGAGTCGTCTAAAAGTACCAGCTCGCGAGAAAGTGCAGCCTGAATAGCGGTTTCAGCAAACTGCTTTGTGTCCTCACTGGCCGCGCACCGCACCGTATTTTGAATGCGAATTGTTGGCGCGTCGGGAACACACAACGCATCAGCCTTGGCAGCGAAAACGGCCAAGTTCGGCAGCGATTTAGAAATGGAAGTATCAAGCGTCGCCGGCAGCCGAACCTGAATTGGCTCTGACGCAACGGTTACCCGCACGGTCGCATGATGGGCAAAGAGAACGACAATGAGTGCTGCAATGAGAACAATACTCCACCCCAAAAAGCCTTTGGCGTGTCCCCCCATAAATCCGACTAGCGAACGACGGCTCGAATACGACGTATGCCTCGAGAAACAGCCTCTTCTTTGGTGATTACAAACGTACCAACCTGCGCTGTGTGCGTAACGTGTGGCCCACCACACACTTCCTTACTGTAATCTCCCATTTCATACACCTTCACTTTTTCTCCGTATCGGCTTTCAAAAAGACCCAGCGCGTTAACAGCCTGAGCTTCCGCAAAGGTCATCTCCCGCCAACTCACCGGTAAATCGAGTGAAATGGCCTCGTTTACGGCTTTCTCAACAGCCTGCAACTGCTCTGGGGTGAGTTTAGTGTCATGAGAAAAATCAAAACGCAGCCGATCACGGGTAATATTTGAACCCTTCTGAAACACATGCGCTCCAACAATCCGTCGCAGTGTCTCCTGTAATAAATGCGTGGCCGTATGCAGACGGGTGCACTCCCACGAATCGTCAGCTAATCCACCGTGAAATTTTTTTGTCACGTCTACGCGGGACAGTGCCTGATGCTGCTCAAACTCAATTGCGAACTCAGTCATTATCCTACTCCGATCGTACATACGTCGCTCGTCGATAGAAAGCGCCGGCAAAATAACTCGCTCTAATTCCTCAAGGGACAGCTCCACTGGAAAGCCATAGGTCGCGTACATCATAAATATATCCTGACCAGTAATGCTGTCGGAACTCGCTTTATGCTGCTCTACAATTTTGGCCAATTCCCGCTCCCCTCGAGCCAACGTCAAACGAAATTTTTGCTCTTCTGCGCCGATAATCTCAGCAATTTGGCTCGTTCGCGCGAGGACCTCAGGGTATGCCTCTTTATAAGAGGCCGTAATTACACCAACAAGTGAAGCCAACGAATTTTCCTTCATACCCAGAAGGTCCATGTGTCGAACGGCGCGACGAAGGAGGCGCCGAACCACATAGCCACGCTCTTTGTTTGATGGCTCTGCGCCGTCAGAAATGAGAAACGTCGCCGCCCGAAGATGGTCCGCTATGACGCGAAACGACCAACGAACGTTTAGGGTCGCTGTACGGTAATCAACCTGACTACGCACTTCAACTGCCTGGACAATCTCGGCTAGCGAATCAACGGCTGTAAAAACATCCGGATTATTATTCGCCGCGGCTGTTGCTCTCTCTAAACCGCCACCGTAGTCAACGTTTCGCTGTGGCAAAGGCTCAAATCCAGTCTCAGTTTTTCGATACTCCATGAAAACTGAGTTACCAATCTCCATAAATCGCCCGCAATCACAGTTGGGATGACAAAACGCGCCGTACGTAGTGTCGTGCGGAATCTCAGTAAATTCATAGAAAATTTCACTGTCTGGTCCTCCGGGTTCCCCAACAGGCATTGCTTCGGGTCGACCAGCTCTACTCCACCAGTTTTTTGAAGCATCGAAATAGAAAATTCTGCCATCCTGCATGCCAATTTCGTTTCCACGCTCTGGGGTTAACAGTTCAACGTCTTTTGCGTCAATACCTACTCCCGCAAACAAGCCCTTCCAAATGCGAACCGCTTCCTCGTCACGAGGAATATTGTTAGCCGTATCACCCGCAAAAACAGAAACGTAAAGTCGCGCGGGATCAATACCCAATTCACTCGTAAAGAATTCGAAGCACCACGGCAACTGCTCAGTCTTGAAGTACTCCCCAAGTGACCAATTGCCCAACATCTCAAAAAAGGTGGTATGTCGATTATCCCCTACTTCTTCAATATCTTCCGTTCTAAAACACTTCTGTGAATCAGTTAGCCGACGACCCTCCGGATGCGGCTCACCCAAGAGGTACGGCAAAAGCACTTGCATGCCCGAGCCAGTAAAGAGTGTGGTAGGATCGTTCTCAGGTGTGAGTGGCCCCGACGCCAAAGCACTATGCTGCCGAGAAACGAAAAAATCGATATACTTTTTACGAACTTCAGATGATGAAAGCATAGAATTGTTTCTACAAGGATATACCATATGGAAGAACGACTCAACGCCTATATAGCAAAACGCTCCCGCTGGTCGCGGCGAGCGATTGATGCGCTCATCGATAGTCAGCAGGTCATGGTCAATGGTCGCATTGCAACGCTCGGCCAAAAGGTATCTGACGCTGATGTAATCATGGTGAGTGGCGAAACAATTTCTACGAATCGTGAGCTTCCGACTTACTATATGCTGAACAAACCAATTGGCTGGATAACAACAACCGCGAGTGGCAGCCAAGACAACGTTATGGCAATGCTGCCGCCAACGCCGCGCGTCTACCCCGTTGGTCGGCTCGATGTTTCGTCATCTGGACTGCTGCTACTAACGAACGACGGTGAACTTGCCGTCCGACTGACCCACCCTCGCTATCAGCACGAAAAAGAGTATGAGGTAACCGTGGCTGAACCTATTGGCGACGCTGATTTGGAGCAGTTTCGTAACGGTATGCTCCTCGCCGGTGAATTCACGTTACCCGCCAAGGTTAAACGCTTGACCACAACAACCTTTCGTATTGCCATTCGCCAAGGGAGAAACAGACAAATACGAAGAATGTGCGAAGCTCGAGCCCATACTGTCGTGTCCTTGCGACGCACCCGTATTGTTTCTCTCCAGCTCGCAAATCTCCCGGTTGGGCAATGGCGGACACTAACAAAAGATGAAGTCCATCATCTACGAGAGGCGGTTGGATTGTCCACAATAACCCCACCACCCATAACGACGTCTCCGTCGTAAAGTACGGCTGATTGCCCTGGGGTGACCGCCCGCTGTGGTTCGGCAAAATGGAGCAACAGTGAATCTTCGCTATAGTCAACAGTGACGGGTACAAGTTTTTGACGATAGCGAATACGAGCCGTGTAGGTCTGCCCTATTGTCGGAGCGGCACGCAGCCATGAGGCGTGACTGAGCGCCACCACAGACTGAAACAGCGCTGGGTTGTCGTGGCCAGGAGCGACGTAAACAATATTTTCTGAAACGGAAACTCGAACCACGTAAAAGGGCGCGACCCCAGAAACGGCCACGCCATGCCGCTGCCCAACGGTAAATAAGGCAGCTCCAGAATGTTGACCAATCACCCGCCCGTCGAGTGTCTTAATATCCCCCGGGGTGAGCGTGAGGCCAGCTTCTAAGAAGGCCCTCAGCGAAACAGGACCAATAAAGCAGATGCCCTGTGAATCTTTCTTGTTCGCCGTCGGTAAATGCGCCTCATTTGCCAACTGCCGAATACGCACTTTTGTAAACTCACCAACGGGAAATAATGAGCGAGCCAGCTGCGACTGCGTGAGTGACCACAAGAAGTACGACTGATCTTTTGTTGTGTCTACGCCGGTAAGGATCTGTGCGCCGTCACTCGTATCACGACGCCGAACATAGTGGCCTGTTGCTATGTAGTCAGCCCCATCCCGCATGGCCTCATCGAAAAAAGCACCAAATTTAATTGATCGATTGCAGGACACATCTGGATTCGGCGTATGACCAACGGCATACTCCTCAAAAAATTCGTCGACAACCTCTCTTCGATATTTGTCAGTAAAATCATAGGTACGAAAAGGTATGCCCAAAGTTGCCGCTACCGCGGCCGCGTCACGTCGCTCGGCACGCCAATTACAGCTGTCAGCGAACTGTAGGCCCCGAGGCGTCACAAGACCTTCCCAGCACTTTAAATAGACGCCAACCACATGGTATCCCTGACGCTGCAACAAAAGGGCGGCGACTGAAGAGTCAACACCGCCGGAGAGACCAACAAAAACTGTTTTTTTGGGACGTCTCAGCATGGTGTTTCGTATGCTAGCGGTCACCGGTTGAGATGTAAAGTTACGGTTTTCCCAAAAGCAGTAGTACCCCCACCGCAATGAGGTACGCAAAAAAACCAACCGTTAAGATTTCGCTCGCAAAAATTGGCTGCTGTGAGATATCTAAATATATTGCCCAGACACCAGCCCCAAGCCCTCCCCAAACGATACCGCGCTGAACAACTGCTGGGGATAGTATATGCCGACGGGTAGTCGGCACTTCAATAGTCACAACCGGCAATTGTGGCGGCCTGCGCCCAAACATTAAGAATCGTTAAGTGAGATAGTTTCACCAGGATCGACACTGCGCCAATGTGGCGTAACTGGTTGCCGGGCTACGGTTGGTGCTTCCATTTCAACCGGTGTAGGCGCTGGCCTTTTTGTTTCAATAGCAACAGTCCGTCGGACTTCTGTTGAAGCTTTGGTTTCAGTCGTAACAGTCCGTCGGACTTCTGTTGAAGCTTTGGCCGGTTGCACAATCGGCTTCGGTTGGACTTCTACCTGCGGAATTACCGGACCACTTTTAGCCTGCTCACGCCGCACCTCGCTTAAGCATGACTTACAATAAACCGGCCGTTTACCATCCGGCTTAAAATTAACCTCAGTAGGCGCGTTGCAGCGAGCGCAAAGTGCCGTAAAAACCTCCTTAGGCGAAGCTGCGGTTGCGGCCGTAGCGGTAACTGACGCAACCGACGGCGTTGCTGGCTTTGGCGTAGCCACAACGGGCCGAGG
This sequence is a window from Patescibacteria group bacterium. Protein-coding genes within it:
- the mnmA gene encoding tRNA 2-thiouridine(34) synthase MnmA, with protein sequence MTASIRNTMLRRPKKTVFVGLSGGVDSSVAALLLQRQGYHVVGVYLKCWEGLVTPRGLQFADSCNWRAERRDAAAVAATLGIPFRTYDFTDKYRREVVDEFFEEYAVGHTPNPDVSCNRSIKFGAFFDEAMRDGADYIATGHYVRRRDTSDGAQILTGVDTTKDQSYFLWSLTQSQLARSLFPVGEFTKVRIRQLANEAHLPTANKKDSQGICFIGPVSLRAFLEAGLTLTPGDIKTLDGRVIGQHSGAALFTVGQRHGVAVSGVAPFYVVRVSVSENIVYVAPGHDNPALFQSVVALSHASWLRAAPTIGQTYTARIRYRQKLVPVTVDYSEDSLLLHFAEPQRAVTPGQSAVLYDGDVVMGGGVIVDNPTASRR